A window from Drosophila nasuta strain 15112-1781.00 chromosome 3, ASM2355853v1, whole genome shotgun sequence encodes these proteins:
- the LOC132793129 gene encoding chymotrypsin-2-like isoform X1, which yields MSQLKWQLVIVIFLLYQRSLSAQDTPSKRIVKGFNADPKQFPYQVYFTNLVDSYPSGGCGGVIISNRIVLTAGHCLSRKFDAVEMYFGTVDRSNKREVGQQRLIIKSTNIVVHQDYQAHPYLNDIALIRLPADLLFDEYIQPAKLPDANELYENESAVVSGWGQTSFNGPQPNHLQYYNVTVYSNEECKNKLVHRVFPLSYICLKPSQSTPCFGDSGGPLAIRNDDGSHTLLGLTSFGITNCEKYSPVIYTRVSSFLQWIKQYE from the exons ATGAGTCAACTTAAATGGCAGCTAGTCATCGTCATATTTCTATTGTACCAAAGGAGTCTCAGCGCCCAAGATACTCCTTCGAAACGCATTGTAAAGGGTTTCAATGCAGATCCTAAACAGTTTCCATATcaagtatattttacaaatctAGTGGATTCCTACCCTAGCGGCGGATGTGGTGGTGTGATAATATCAAATCGCATTGTTCTTACAGCTGGTCATTGCTTAAGCAGAAAATT tgatgcTGTCGAAATGTACTTTGGAACTGTGGACAGATCCAATAAAAGGGAAGTCGGGCAACAAcgattaataataaaatcaacaaatattGTCGTACATCAAGATTATCAGGCCCATCCATATCTCAATGACATAGCTCTCATACGACTTCCAGCCGATCTGCTATTTGACGAATATATTCAACCTGCCAAGTTACCCGATGCAAATGAACTTTATGAGAACGAAAGTGCTGTTGTATCTGGTTGGGGACAAACTTCGTTCAATG GTCCTCAACCAAATCACCTGCAGTATTATAATGTTACTGTGTATTCAAACGAGGaatgtaaaaacaaattagtaCATCGGGTATTTCCGTTATCATATATCTGCTTGAAGCCAAGTCAAAGTACTCCATGTTTTGGCGACTCTGGTGGTCCATTGGCAATTCGGAATGATGATGGAAGCCACACTTTACTGGGTCTAACATCATTTGGAATAACGAATTGCGAAAAATATTCACCTGTTATTTACACCCGAGTATCATCGTTTTTACAATGGATAAAAcaatatgaatga
- the LOC132793129 gene encoding chymotrypsin-2-like isoform X2: protein MSQLKWQLVIVIFLLYQRSLSAQDTPSKRIVKGFNADPKQFPYQVYFTNLVDSYPSGGCGGVIISNRIVLTAGHCLSRKFDAVEMYFGTVDRSNKREVGQQRLIIKSTNIVVHQDYQAHPYLNDIALIRLPADLLFDEYIQPAKLPDANELYENESAVVSGWGQTSFNGPQPNRLQYYNVTVYSNEECKNKLVPYIFPSSYICLKPSQSTPCHGDSGGPLAIRNEDGTHTLLGVASFVFGPCEINTPAVYTRVSSYLQWIKQFE, encoded by the exons ATGAGTCAACTTAAATGGCAGCTAGTCATCGTCATATTTCTATTGTACCAAAGGAGTCTCAGCGCCCAAGATACTCCTTCGAAACGCATTGTAAAGGGTTTCAATGCAGATCCTAAACAGTTTCCATATcaagtatattttacaaatctAGTGGATTCCTACCCTAGCGGCGGATGTGGTGGTGTGATAATATCAAATCGCATTGTTCTTACAGCTGGTCATTGCTTAAGCAGAAAATT tgatgcTGTCGAAATGTACTTTGGAACTGTGGACAGATCCAATAAAAGGGAAGTCGGGCAACAAcgattaataataaaatcaacaaatattGTCGTACATCAAGATTATCAGGCCCATCCATATCTCAATGACATAGCTCTCATACGACTTCCAGCCGATCTGCTATTTGACGAATATATTCAACCTGCCAAGTTACCCGATGCAAATGAACTTTATGAGAACGAAAGTGCTGTTGTATCTGGTTGGGGACAAACTTCGTTCAATG GTCCTCAACCAAATCGTCTGCAGTATTATAATGTTACTGTGTATTCAAACGAAGaatgtaaaaacaaattagttcCTTATATATTTCCGTCATCGTATATCTGCTTGAAGCCAAGTCAAAGTACTCCATGTCATGGGGACTCTGGTGGTCCATTGGCAATTCGGAATGAAGATGGGACCCACACTTTACTGGGTGTGGCATCATTCGTTTTTGGACCGTGCGAAATTAATACACCTGCTGTTTACACCCGAGTATCATCATATTTACAATGgataaaacaatttgaatga